The following coding sequences are from one Desulfosporosinus orientis DSM 765 window:
- a CDS encoding LUD domain-containing protein translates to MGDQTHKIVKSKVSEGLHDMESRKGRFRAFDAIRPAMQKMVPNYPELSNNLRRIKAYSIDHLDDIIAQAKQSLEAKGCKVYLAETSAEAQTYIAGLIPEQGLVVKSKSNAGKEINISHYLEDRGVTVVETDLGDRINQLAKSEASHSLAPAIHIPIEKVTELFSQEEGRQLECSHEALVVSARKGLRDFLVKADVGISGANAIAADTGSVFVTENEGNIRAVSMMPKVHIVIAGVEKIVPTLEDAMQVIRAAAVYGVGQDVGTYVSVISGVSESLDPDLEEFTQGQGPREVHIVLLKNGRQDAIDVGFKESLYCINCGSCLNFCPVYAEVGGKYGYKYLGGRGLVFAAFHDALEKSEENGLSLCIGCQRCHTACPVQMATPEMLWKLRQNAVSQKGVGWKKDLVFSMLTKPKTLPMVSKLATTFGKLALKEGDKGMKSRLTFNSLGVTHDRTLPRFSGKSFMEIAKPKAIAKPVKTVGFYPGCVVNYTETDLGQALLHVLGENNVQVKLAKEDVCCGIPSVVSGDISHAKAMALKNIETYTAFDMDALVFVCPSCAVAFKEEYPKLFAEDSPELQAKISKLAEKVKDINEFLCQDIDLKLPQEKVTETVTYHDPCHLARSLDVKKEPRELLGKIPGLNFVEMQDADMCCGFGGSFSLSFYELSQRINEGKLKNVTETKASTLATSCPGCMVHFRDGIDQHHMQQKVSHVVQLLSQAYGRR, encoded by the coding sequence ATGGGAGATCAAACCCATAAAATTGTCAAAAGTAAGGTTAGTGAAGGGCTCCATGATATGGAGTCCCGGAAAGGTCGATTTCGGGCTTTTGATGCCATCCGCCCTGCCATGCAGAAGATGGTGCCCAATTATCCTGAACTTTCCAATAACCTTCGCCGAATCAAAGCCTACAGTATCGATCACTTAGACGACATCATCGCCCAGGCCAAACAGTCCTTAGAGGCCAAAGGCTGCAAAGTCTACCTGGCCGAAACTTCAGCCGAAGCACAAACCTATATTGCCGGCCTCATTCCGGAGCAAGGACTGGTGGTGAAATCCAAGTCCAATGCCGGCAAGGAAATCAATATTTCTCATTACCTGGAGGACCGGGGCGTCACCGTCGTGGAAACAGATCTGGGTGACCGCATTAACCAGCTGGCCAAAAGTGAAGCCAGCCATTCCCTGGCTCCGGCTATTCACATCCCTATTGAAAAAGTAACGGAGCTTTTCTCCCAAGAGGAAGGGCGGCAGCTGGAATGCAGTCACGAAGCCCTGGTGGTTTCCGCCCGCAAAGGCCTCCGGGATTTTCTGGTTAAAGCGGATGTGGGAATTTCCGGAGCTAACGCCATTGCCGCCGATACAGGCAGCGTTTTCGTGACTGAAAATGAAGGCAATATTCGCGCCGTATCCATGATGCCCAAAGTGCACATCGTTATCGCCGGCGTGGAAAAAATCGTCCCCACTCTGGAAGATGCCATGCAGGTCATCCGGGCAGCCGCCGTCTACGGCGTGGGGCAGGATGTAGGTACTTATGTCTCAGTGATCTCCGGAGTCAGTGAATCTCTGGATCCGGATCTGGAAGAGTTTACCCAGGGTCAGGGCCCCCGGGAAGTGCATATCGTTCTCTTAAAAAATGGCCGCCAGGATGCTATTGACGTAGGCTTTAAAGAATCCCTTTACTGCATCAACTGCGGCAGCTGTTTGAATTTCTGTCCCGTCTACGCAGAAGTGGGCGGCAAATACGGCTATAAATACCTGGGAGGACGGGGCTTAGTCTTCGCCGCCTTCCATGATGCCCTGGAGAAGTCCGAAGAAAACGGCCTCTCTCTCTGCATCGGCTGCCAAAGATGTCATACCGCCTGCCCCGTGCAAATGGCCACACCGGAAATGTTATGGAAGCTTCGCCAAAATGCTGTCAGCCAAAAAGGCGTAGGCTGGAAAAAGGACCTGGTCTTCTCCATGCTCACCAAACCCAAGACCCTGCCCATGGTCAGCAAGCTGGCCACGACCTTCGGCAAGCTGGCTTTAAAAGAAGGAGATAAGGGCATGAAGTCCCGCTTAACCTTTAATTCTTTAGGCGTAACTCATGATCGTACCCTGCCCCGCTTTTCCGGCAAATCCTTTATGGAAATCGCCAAACCCAAGGCCATTGCCAAACCTGTTAAGACTGTGGGCTTCTATCCCGGCTGCGTCGTCAACTACACCGAAACAGACCTGGGCCAGGCCCTCCTCCACGTCTTAGGGGAAAACAATGTCCAGGTAAAACTGGCCAAAGAGGATGTCTGCTGCGGAATTCCCAGTGTTGTCAGCGGCGACATCAGCCATGCCAAAGCCATGGCTCTGAAAAACATCGAGACTTACACCGCCTTCGACATGGATGCTTTAGTGTTTGTCTGTCCCAGCTGTGCAGTGGCTTTCAAAGAAGAATACCCCAAACTCTTTGCGGAAGACTCTCCTGAGCTTCAGGCTAAGATCAGCAAACTGGCTGAAAAAGTTAAAGATATTAACGAATTCCTTTGCCAGGATATTGATTTGAAACTGCCCCAAGAAAAGGTCACAGAAACCGTAACCTACCACGATCCTTGCCATCTCGCCCGCAGTCTGGACGTAAAAAAGGAACCCCGGGAACTGCTGGGGAAAATTCCTGGCTTAAACTTTGTAGAAATGCAGGATGCGGATATGTGCTGCGGTTTCGGCGGTTCCTTCAGCTTAAGCTTCTACGAACTCTCCCAGCGAATTAACGAAGGCAAGCTGAAGAACGTAACGGAAACCAAGGCCTCCACTTTGGCCACCAGCTGCCCCGGCTGCATGGTTCATTTCCGGGATGGGATTGACCAGCACCATATGCAGCAAAAAGTTTCTCACGTGGTTCAGCTTCTGAGCCAAGCCTACGGGAGGAGATGA
- a CDS encoding LUD domain-containing protein, whose amino-acid sequence MSTTKVQTILQQISTRREALLQAYPNLAQEVQAIKSAVTANLKESVDKAVASLQGKGCHVMIAQDAREAQEHVLKILDGSRNAAMSKSPVFTEIALGEYLKAHSVEILHTDLGERVADTPVDVHPWIASINTPISDKSLVAQIKAEIKEKSAQMQYGITGAEAIIQQNGTIALLESEGNVRFTSNLPYNHIVVAGLDKIVPSLEDALAVCRATSVYGLGKDILKYISFISGPSRTADIEFKMVQGMHGPKEVYVILLDNGRLQAAANQQWDALKCLHCGGCLTDCPQYLAEGLTKGYYRTGKRAAVLGAFIEGSPAADPGDCGNCSACNNRCPMRIRV is encoded by the coding sequence ATGAGCACTACAAAAGTTCAAACCATTTTACAGCAAATCAGCACCCGCCGGGAAGCACTGCTTCAAGCCTATCCCAATCTAGCCCAGGAAGTTCAGGCTATTAAAAGTGCCGTCACGGCTAATCTCAAAGAATCTGTAGATAAAGCTGTGGCTTCCCTGCAAGGGAAAGGCTGCCACGTCATGATTGCTCAGGATGCCCGCGAGGCTCAGGAGCATGTCTTAAAAATTCTGGACGGCAGCCGGAATGCCGCTATGAGCAAAAGCCCGGTTTTCACGGAAATTGCTTTAGGAGAGTATTTAAAGGCCCATAGTGTGGAGATTCTTCATACGGATTTAGGGGAACGAGTCGCAGACACCCCAGTGGATGTCCACCCCTGGATTGCCAGTATTAATACTCCTATCTCCGACAAAAGCCTGGTTGCTCAGATCAAGGCTGAAATCAAAGAGAAGTCGGCCCAGATGCAGTACGGCATTACGGGAGCTGAAGCGATTATCCAGCAGAACGGCACCATAGCCCTGCTGGAAAGCGAAGGAAATGTCCGCTTCACCTCCAATCTTCCTTACAACCACATCGTCGTCGCCGGCCTGGATAAGATCGTTCCTTCCCTGGAAGATGCTCTGGCCGTCTGCCGGGCCACCAGTGTCTATGGCCTGGGCAAAGATATTCTCAAATACATTTCATTTATCAGCGGGCCCAGCCGGACTGCCGATATTGAATTCAAAATGGTCCAAGGGATGCACGGTCCAAAAGAAGTTTATGTCATCTTGCTGGATAACGGGCGTTTGCAGGCTGCTGCCAATCAGCAATGGGATGCTCTGAAATGCCTGCACTGCGGAGGCTGCCTGACAGATTGTCCCCAATACCTGGCAGAAGGCTTAACAAAGGGCTATTATCGCACGGGAAAAAGAGCCGCTGTTCTCGGAGCCTTTATCGAGGGCAGCCCGGCAGCTGACCCTGGGGATTGCGGAAACTGCTCAGCATGCAATAATCGCTGCCCCATGCGTATCCGGGTTTAG
- a CDS encoding FadR/GntR family transcriptional regulator — MQFEKVTKPHRTYQEVLKQINHLIIEEKLRPGDRLTSEREMAGELGVSRTTLREAIRTMEFLGWVEIKPGEGTFIRNTRLNEVISPLALALSLEPTRMEELWETRIALEVECAGLAAMRANEADLKQISQALDDIKANLHDLDAYAQADVRFHYLIAQASQNSMINRLLQTFVVHILELIKKAGPLRFSHDIGGLSTLQEHISIYEAIAGRDADLARALMRKHLEESRDEG, encoded by the coding sequence ATGCAATTTGAAAAAGTCACCAAACCACACCGCACCTATCAGGAAGTTCTCAAGCAAATCAATCACTTAATCATTGAGGAAAAGCTCCGCCCCGGTGACCGACTGACCAGCGAACGGGAAATGGCAGGAGAATTAGGGGTTAGCCGGACTACTTTGCGAGAAGCCATCCGCACTATGGAATTCCTGGGCTGGGTGGAAATTAAGCCCGGGGAGGGTACCTTCATCCGCAATACCAGGTTAAACGAGGTCATTAGTCCTTTAGCTTTAGCCTTATCCCTGGAGCCCACGCGTATGGAAGAGCTTTGGGAAACCCGGATTGCCCTGGAAGTGGAATGTGCAGGCTTAGCGGCTATGCGTGCCAATGAAGCAGACCTGAAGCAAATTTCCCAAGCCCTGGATGATATTAAAGCCAACCTCCATGATCTGGATGCTTATGCTCAGGCGGATGTACGTTTTCATTACCTGATTGCCCAAGCGTCACAGAATTCCATGATCAACCGGCTCCTGCAAACCTTTGTTGTCCATATTCTCGAACTCATTAAGAAAGCCGGGCCCCTGCGTTTCAGTCATGATATCGGCGGGCTGAGCACTCTTCAGGAGCATATCTCTATCTATGAGGCTATTGCCGGGCGTGATGCGGATTTGGCGAGGGCTCTAATGAGGAAGCATTTAGAGGAGTCGAGGGATGAGGGGTAG
- a CDS encoding phosphatase PAP2 family protein: MLAMLRWIQTMRNPLLDHFFIGVTILGEEYFAIAVICLILWCVNKKAGYRIGFAYISSWILNFSLKEIIHLPRPFELDKRIIPLRPETATGYSFPSGHTQSLTSLVTAVMLALKKKWMYLPGILLIFLIAGSRLYLGVHTLLDVTGGALLGISWIFAANIIFDYAESTGRKAVFLIITVPMLVGMVFILTNEYYKIAGTFTGLMLGYFLDSFYIKYQVQGNIRQRFVNYILGIAVLLLIKTLVKKVLGDSLPADFLRYFLIGTWITVLAPMLFNKMWRKGSKYTQRSEQSGHTKTPPF; encoded by the coding sequence ATGTTGGCAATGCTTAGGTGGATTCAAACTATGCGCAATCCTCTCTTAGATCATTTTTTTATTGGGGTTACGATTTTAGGCGAAGAGTATTTTGCCATTGCTGTCATCTGTTTGATTCTTTGGTGTGTCAATAAAAAAGCCGGTTATCGAATCGGCTTTGCCTACATATCCTCATGGATCTTGAATTTTTCCTTGAAAGAAATCATTCATCTGCCCAGACCTTTCGAATTAGACAAAAGGATTATCCCCCTGCGGCCGGAAACCGCGACGGGATACTCATTTCCCAGCGGGCATACCCAGAGCCTGACATCTTTAGTCACAGCAGTCATGCTGGCTTTAAAAAAGAAGTGGATGTACCTGCCGGGGATCCTGCTCATCTTCCTCATCGCCGGCTCCCGGCTTTATTTAGGTGTGCACACCTTATTAGACGTAACCGGAGGAGCCCTGTTAGGTATCTCCTGGATTTTTGCTGCCAATATCATCTTCGATTATGCGGAAAGTACAGGCAGAAAAGCAGTCTTCTTAATTATCACAGTCCCCATGCTGGTGGGCATGGTGTTTATTCTAACCAATGAGTACTACAAAATTGCCGGGACCTTTACAGGTCTAATGCTAGGCTATTTCCTGGATTCCTTCTATATAAAGTATCAAGTCCAGGGAAATATCCGGCAAAGATTCGTAAATTATATCCTGGGGATCGCGGTACTCCTCTTAATCAAAACCTTGGTCAAAAAAGTGTTAGGGGACTCCCTGCCGGCTGACTTTCTCCGCTACTTCCTGATTGGAACCTGGATCACCGTTTTGGCCCCCATGCTCTTTAACAAGATGTGGAGGAAGGGCTCCAAGTACACTCAGCGATCTGAGCAATCTGGGCACACTAAGACACCGCCCTTTTAA
- a CDS encoding LptM family lipoprotein, which produces MKLMIKAILLIFLVFYLSGCGTSANSKNSQTPQTAQDQTEASSNPSSQPPLEPAQPAAADCRWIGVDQDIVSPNEIKADGKQDGHFHLTLSVNQSVALKSIMIRYSEFGKSLKWTWIYNQNLPIQGYVMGLVDESGKAILPQGDNGYIVNGLTDFDLYLSELENENGRDTLKFAANQTFDLQINYVTEKNEEKEFRNTLKIQSEGTNGVNP; this is translated from the coding sequence ATGAAATTAATGATTAAGGCAATACTTCTAATTTTTTTGGTTTTTTATCTCTCAGGATGTGGGACTTCTGCTAACTCTAAAAATTCCCAGACTCCCCAGACTGCACAGGATCAGACAGAGGCATCCTCCAATCCGAGCTCTCAACCCCCCCTTGAACCTGCGCAGCCGGCTGCTGCAGACTGTCGATGGATAGGGGTAGATCAGGACATTGTCAGCCCTAATGAAATTAAGGCTGACGGCAAACAGGATGGGCACTTTCATCTGACCCTGTCCGTCAATCAATCTGTAGCCCTTAAATCTATCATGATCCGCTATTCTGAATTCGGCAAATCCTTAAAGTGGACTTGGATCTATAATCAAAACCTGCCTATACAGGGATATGTGATGGGATTAGTGGACGAGAGCGGCAAGGCAATACTTCCCCAGGGGGACAATGGCTATATAGTGAATGGATTAACGGATTTTGATTTGTATCTTTCTGAACTCGAAAATGAAAATGGCCGAGACACCCTTAAATTTGCGGCTAACCAAACCTTTGATCTTCAAATTAATTATGTTACGGAAAAAAACGAAGAAAAAGAATTTAGGAACACCCTGAAAATTCAAAGTGAGGGAACCAACGGAGTCAATCCATAA
- a CDS encoding methyl-accepting chemotaxis protein gives MKYRLYPMISLVLLAIFVICGATAYLWGMPAAKLIPLLGGAYILSLAGVLIAVKVSLGKEIQDITTIWGDLKDGNLSGGKGKSAASRSDNNSWAQHIHQEFEKIREAMEAFALESQVGSGQVAAVAEQMTIYLAKLAKGADETCAGTETMNNISQVMLNHVEKTVQEVNGSLEKGRVIGETGKAAMEMGKVAVDEAGKVLGEMNKASGKLSWLRQGSEKLQTEIQGLMEVALNADSVIGSIASISEQTKLLALNASIEAARAGENGRGFAVVAEEVQKLADQVSNNVRDVSLHLVAIKKHADEVRQAALEEVGQIDEGAEATEKAHQVIEGINGILADVLAKTEDINALASEQEVLSGQILGYSAEMTELSRETGRFVSKVSDMVEEERSSIQEIAALGHVLMKASSDLTSITQGFSLASESDNQEAADKAVKILVDLAGEIAKDLSAGSSPDGEKMNKLLSAALSAHPDLEALWLNRRDGTFVESIPPAGIVNASQREWWKEAVRGKNYISPVYVSAITRKPCRTVAIPVVNDQGEVNGVLGTDLKCSA, from the coding sequence ATGAAATACAGACTTTACCCTATGATCAGCTTGGTTTTACTGGCAATATTTGTGATTTGCGGAGCAACTGCCTACCTCTGGGGAATGCCTGCTGCAAAGCTTATTCCCTTATTAGGAGGGGCCTACATACTTTCCCTGGCAGGTGTGCTGATTGCAGTTAAGGTTAGTTTAGGTAAAGAAATCCAGGATATTACCACGATTTGGGGGGATCTCAAAGACGGAAATTTGTCAGGAGGCAAAGGTAAATCAGCTGCTTCACGGTCGGATAACAATAGCTGGGCCCAGCATATCCACCAGGAGTTTGAGAAAATCAGAGAGGCCATGGAAGCATTTGCCCTGGAAAGTCAGGTGGGTTCCGGTCAAGTGGCTGCCGTAGCGGAACAGATGACTATTTATTTGGCTAAGCTGGCTAAGGGTGCTGATGAGACCTGTGCCGGCACGGAAACTATGAATAATATCAGCCAAGTGATGCTAAACCATGTAGAAAAGACGGTTCAGGAAGTCAATGGCTCTTTAGAGAAGGGGCGTGTCATTGGGGAAACGGGTAAAGCCGCTATGGAAATGGGAAAAGTGGCGGTGGACGAAGCGGGGAAAGTACTTGGCGAGATGAATAAAGCTTCAGGAAAATTGAGCTGGCTGCGGCAAGGGTCGGAAAAGCTGCAGACAGAGATTCAGGGCTTAATGGAGGTGGCCCTTAATGCCGACAGTGTGATTGGAAGTATCGCCAGTATCTCTGAGCAGACCAAGCTCCTGGCCTTAAATGCTTCCATCGAAGCTGCCCGGGCCGGGGAAAATGGGCGGGGCTTCGCGGTGGTGGCCGAAGAAGTTCAGAAACTGGCGGATCAGGTTTCCAATAACGTCAGGGATGTCTCCCTGCATTTGGTAGCTATCAAAAAGCATGCTGATGAAGTGCGCCAGGCGGCATTGGAAGAAGTGGGTCAGATCGATGAAGGGGCGGAAGCCACGGAGAAGGCTCATCAAGTGATTGAAGGAATTAATGGCATTTTGGCAGACGTCTTAGCCAAAACAGAAGACATCAACGCTTTGGCCTCGGAACAAGAAGTGCTCTCCGGTCAAATCCTCGGTTATTCCGCTGAAATGACGGAGCTTAGCCGGGAAACAGGACGCTTTGTCAGCAAAGTTTCAGATATGGTGGAGGAGGAGCGGAGCAGTATTCAGGAAATTGCAGCCTTAGGCCATGTCTTAATGAAAGCGTCCTCGGATTTAACCTCCATCACCCAAGGCTTTTCCCTGGCTTCGGAAAGTGACAATCAAGAAGCGGCAGATAAAGCAGTTAAGATTCTCGTTGATCTGGCAGGGGAAATTGCCAAGGATTTGTCTGCGGGAAGTTCTCCCGATGGGGAGAAGATGAACAAGCTGCTCTCAGCCGCCCTGAGCGCTCACCCTGATTTGGAAGCCTTATGGCTCAACAGAAGGGATGGCACCTTTGTCGAATCCATTCCTCCCGCTGGAATTGTCAACGCCAGCCAGAGAGAATGGTGGAAGGAGGCAGTCAGGGGAAAAAATTATATCTCTCCTGTTTATGTTTCGGCAATTACCCGAAAACCCTGCCGGACTGTAGCTATCCCTGTTGTCAATGACCAAGGTGAGGTTAACGGCGTCCTGGGCACAGATTTAAAATGCAGTGCTTAG
- a CDS encoding DUF5658 family protein codes for MLLFFNILDAEFTLWGIHLHIIEEGNPLMATLTETSPNYLRAFKVLLPIVLGAACWRTRNKSQQLIVIGLGLLMFVYSWILLMHVYWLCSFVIFRI; via the coding sequence ATGCTTCTCTTTTTTAACATATTGGATGCAGAATTTACTCTTTGGGGGATACATCTGCATATCATTGAAGAAGGTAATCCACTTATGGCTACATTAACTGAAACAAGCCCTAATTATCTGCGGGCATTCAAAGTGTTATTGCCTATTGTCTTAGGAGCTGCTTGTTGGCGTACAAGAAATAAATCTCAGCAGTTAATTGTCATTGGCCTGGGGCTGCTCATGTTTGTTTATTCATGGATCTTACTGATGCATGTGTATTGGCTATGCTCTTTCGTGATTTTCAGGATATAA
- a CDS encoding ABC transporter ATP-binding protein produces MNIKSEILKIWEFAGWIKPEIKPFLPGLAVILLIDVLGALISVATAIASKNMVDYAIDEKLEMAGIAGAIFAGFIILNMLMVVLESLLALRISESFSNVLRQRFFKRLLESEWLPLSEYHSGDLITRLTSDVSNITNCIINSIPSILALGVQLVASFLTLLYFEPKLAILAFILGPFTVVLSRLWGRKLKHLQVKVQESESSYRSYMQEAIQNFIIIKSFRMERHNHDSLQSLHENRMKWIIERNRITLAANNVMSLGYWIGYFLAFGWGAVRLSQKAISFGTMTAFLQLVQQVQTPFLGLARTVPQIITMIASAGRLMELEKIPKEKTVERLPILTEVGMNFCKVSFKYTDGEPVLDKISTEILPGQLVALIGPSGEGKTTLVRLLLALLRPSEGKVYFTDTSDGRYEASAATREWVTYVPQGNTLFSGTIRDNIRSGRTDATLAEIENAARSACAWSFIEGLPQGLHTVIGEHGLGLSEGQAQRIAIARAFLKKAPVMILDEATSALDMETEMDVLMAIKNLGYHCTCLVITHRLTALRICSRVLRIHDGKVMEEKGMINSIMRNELNSNLIY; encoded by the coding sequence ATGAACATAAAAAGTGAAATCCTGAAAATTTGGGAATTCGCAGGTTGGATCAAGCCAGAAATCAAGCCCTTTCTACCAGGTCTTGCAGTTATTCTGCTAATAGATGTATTGGGGGCTTTGATTAGCGTAGCAACTGCCATTGCTTCTAAAAATATGGTGGATTATGCCATAGATGAAAAACTTGAAATGGCTGGCATTGCGGGAGCCATTTTTGCAGGGTTTATTATTCTAAACATGTTAATGGTTGTATTGGAATCGCTTCTTGCGTTACGTATCTCGGAGTCCTTTTCCAATGTATTACGCCAACGCTTTTTTAAACGATTGTTAGAAAGTGAATGGTTACCGCTTTCTGAATATCATAGTGGGGATCTTATAACACGGTTGACAAGTGATGTGAGTAACATTACAAATTGTATTATAAACTCTATACCGAGCATTTTGGCTCTTGGAGTTCAACTTGTCGCTTCTTTTTTAACATTGCTTTATTTTGAACCTAAGCTTGCCATATTAGCCTTTATATTGGGGCCTTTTACTGTGGTTTTAAGTCGGCTATGGGGTCGTAAACTTAAACACCTTCAAGTCAAGGTCCAGGAATCAGAGAGTTCTTATCGTTCTTATATGCAAGAAGCTATTCAGAATTTTATTATTATCAAAAGTTTTCGCATGGAGAGACACAATCATGATTCTTTGCAAAGCTTGCATGAAAATCGCATGAAATGGATTATTGAACGAAATCGGATAACTCTTGCTGCAAATAATGTAATGTCCCTAGGCTATTGGATAGGATACTTTTTGGCGTTTGGCTGGGGTGCTGTTCGGCTTTCTCAGAAGGCGATTAGCTTTGGTACCATGACAGCCTTTCTCCAATTGGTACAGCAGGTCCAAACCCCATTTTTAGGACTCGCAAGGACTGTACCTCAGATTATTACTATGATAGCTTCAGCAGGACGTTTAATGGAATTAGAAAAAATACCCAAGGAAAAAACGGTGGAACGTTTGCCAATACTTACGGAAGTAGGAATGAATTTTTGTAAGGTTAGCTTTAAGTATACTGATGGTGAGCCGGTGTTGGATAAAATTTCAACCGAAATATTACCTGGTCAATTAGTGGCTTTAATTGGTCCCTCTGGCGAGGGGAAAACGACCCTTGTCAGACTTCTCCTAGCCTTGCTTCGCCCCTCAGAAGGGAAAGTGTACTTTACGGACACTTCGGATGGTCGTTATGAAGCTTCAGCAGCTACTAGAGAATGGGTAACCTATGTACCACAGGGAAATACTCTTTTTAGTGGGACAATTAGAGATAATATAAGGAGCGGAAGAACTGATGCTACATTAGCAGAAATTGAAAACGCTGCACGTTCGGCATGTGCTTGGAGCTTTATCGAAGGTCTTCCTCAAGGTTTGCACACTGTCATTGGAGAGCATGGTCTTGGACTTTCTGAGGGACAAGCCCAAAGGATTGCTATTGCCCGAGCTTTCTTAAAGAAAGCTCCTGTTATGATATTAGATGAAGCTACTTCTGCTTTGGATATGGAAACAGAAATGGATGTTTTGATGGCTATAAAGAATTTGGGGTATCATTGTACTTGCTTGGTTATCACGCATAGATTAACAGCTTTAAGAATATGTTCACGTGTACTTAGAATTCATGATGGAAAAGTCATGGAGGAAAAGGGCATGATTAATTCGATAATGAGAAACGAATTGAACAGTAATTTGATTTATTGA
- a CDS encoding S24/S26 family peptidase, whose amino-acid sequence MFEIRKIKTADMLPLILGILELGQNARITVSGASMYPFLRDGVDSVELTKGNFEKLSKGDIVMVRRTDGHYVMHRIIRKANDCFFIVGDAQQWIEGPLFPEQLVAVVSVIWRKDKRISCINSWWRLLSRLWLYLRPFRHFLLRAKKKIKVFRIKLQVD is encoded by the coding sequence TTGTTTGAAATCAGGAAGATCAAAACGGCTGACATGCTTCCTTTAATTTTGGGAATTCTTGAACTTGGCCAAAACGCAAGAATTACTGTATCTGGCGCCAGCATGTATCCTTTTCTGCGTGATGGTGTAGATAGTGTGGAATTGACGAAAGGAAATTTCGAGAAGTTATCAAAAGGAGACATTGTTATGGTCCGAAGAACGGATGGACACTATGTAATGCACAGGATAATTCGAAAGGCCAATGATTGTTTCTTCATAGTTGGCGATGCTCAACAATGGATTGAGGGACCTTTATTTCCGGAACAACTGGTGGCTGTGGTATCTGTAATATGGCGGAAAGACAAACGTATTAGCTGTATAAACAGCTGGTGGAGGTTGCTTTCTAGGCTTTGGCTTTATCTACGGCCCTTCAGACACTTTTTGTTAAGAGCAAAGAAAAAAATCAAAGTTTTTAGGATTAAGCTCCAAGTGGATTGA
- a CDS encoding PqqD family protein, translated as MKIRDGFMLHEVAGQWVIVPLGERVVEFNGIMMLTESGALLWKVLEKDVSEEELVQAVLMEYFVDAETAKRDVREFIEDIRGKGLLE; from the coding sequence TTGAAGATAAGAGATGGATTTATGCTGCATGAAGTTGCAGGACAGTGGGTAATAGTGCCTTTAGGAGAACGAGTAGTAGAGTTTAATGGTATTATGATGCTTACAGAAAGTGGGGCATTATTATGGAAAGTCTTGGAGAAGGATGTTTCAGAAGAAGAGCTAGTACAAGCCGTACTAATGGAATATTTCGTCGATGCTGAGACAGCTAAAAGAGATGTTCGAGAATTTATTGAAGATATAAGAGGAAAAGGATTACTTGAATAG
- a CDS encoding lasso peptide biosynthesis B2 protein, producing MKHLKKFIKLSWKIKLLLLGSLCLLGIVRLAILIIPFRYLTLFMGRKMVESPNEISSRQLLRALKVGWSVNKVSNFTPWESKCLVRAFTTQIILRLLTIPSTLYLGIAKTNVDQLHAHAWLRCGNCMITGASEREKFKSVAHFSVVPFLFDPKQH from the coding sequence ATGAAACATTTGAAGAAATTTATTAAACTATCATGGAAAATAAAATTACTTTTGTTAGGGTCATTATGTCTTTTAGGAATTGTCCGTTTGGCGATTCTTATTATACCTTTCCGCTATCTGACACTATTTATGGGAAGGAAAATGGTGGAGTCCCCTAATGAGATTAGTTCTAGGCAACTTTTAAGAGCCTTAAAAGTTGGTTGGTCCGTTAACAAAGTAAGTAACTTTACCCCTTGGGAAAGTAAATGTTTAGTTCGTGCGTTTACAACCCAAATAATTTTAAGATTACTAACTATACCCAGCACTCTTTATCTTGGTATTGCAAAGACCAACGTGGATCAATTGCATGCTCATGCTTGGTTAAGATGCGGCAACTGTATGATAACTGGAGCTAGTGAACGTGAAAAGTTCAAATCAGTAGCTCACTTTTCAGTGGTTCCTTTTCTGTTCGATCCGAAACAGCATTAA